TTTTaactatttaaaatataatttatttatcccTCAAAAGTCGAAagtttaaaaatgaatagtcattaatatattattatacctTATGATAAATTAAGGCATATAAAGCAACTTCTATTATTactaattaattttaatacagatgtaaaatacaaaaagaGAATAGTAACTACAATTAAAActtcaaaaatattgtatatatactgcgatttttattgtattattaaaaatggtAGATGcataacatatattttatagataATGTTGTATTCTCGAATCTCGATCGATATTTATgaatctatattttatgattatttattatatattggtaatatgtttatttaatCTTAAAAAcacatattaatatgaatatatattgtagtGTAGACAACTGTTTCAAATGAAtctaattataatttatgccttcatatataataatattatactgctcagttattaaaatataatttaaattaaaataaatatgatctAATAAGttttactaaataaaatatttcatctAATAACGAAATATATTGTGTTATGCATAATTCAATATATCTATGGGTTAaattttcttatattatAGATGATAAGGGTTCTTATATATAGTTAGCCAACAATTAGAAATaaagtataaaatatgaagcTATAATATTGTcacatttaatatatatcatcgAATTAGATAGAAGCATTACaacttataaaaaaatgttatgcGATCCCTTTTTGTTGCATATTTAGACATAATCTCGAGATTAAACATATGAGATggtacatatatttaataaacatttacagaccaaaaatattatcaaaatataaaaaaattaaattacaATATCCCCGAACCTTAACTCAAAACGAAGATTCAGTGAACAAAACTATAACCCATAATACATAACCTTGACCCATCAAATATGAACACCTCGTCACCAAGAATAttagaattaaaaaacaaattaatttatgtaTGCGTATATATACTTCTTGATTTTACAACTTTATGtttcaatattttatttatttgtatttttttaaattatatatattctatgttttactattaaaaggaaattgataatttgtattaatttataaaaaaatatggtcGTCAATATTACTatcaataaataatttttataaaattaaaaattttgttagaaaaatgttatttagtaaaatttgtattaaaagtaataaaaaaatcacAGAATGTTTGATTCTCATActataaattttatcataCTATTATTGTGATGaggtaaaaaatattgttattatagtagtattattaatatataaaattagcTGAATTTCTCagattaaattaaattattttaatatttaaaaatacaatacatattttatattaaaaactatgcattatcaaaaaaaatttagaaaacaaataaaaaatatatataattatattaaaataaatatatatttttattttaaatgattGATCTTCTATTAGGTAATAACAacattgtttttttctattatatataaacataagCACATGTATAATTCCATACATAATTGGctgttttataaattttagaTTTAATTTagttaattataaaaatataaaacttgtatattcataatcctatatattaaaaatgttacttatataattaaagctatttatttttagatattataatattaatgagATTGTgaatcataatattttttatattcattatttatgaaatattCTATTATTGATGGTGTTTTCTGATtgaattaattaaataaaaaatatattagatttataaatttgataaaagCATGCATTTTATCgtttaaatatttcttttttatactttattggagaaaattatttgctTCAACTTTAACATACATGTGCTATTTTTCgaattgttaatttttaattaaaaaaaatactaatatatattttaatattttattcgtATAGTTCAAAAATGAATAAGTTTTATATccaatttgttttatttcttttaaccATCTCCCTATAtgtgaataataaaaccCTTGCATCTGACCCTGCTCCAGGAACATCTACAACACCCGAATCAACACATCATTATCCTACGTAAGaaaatacaataatatatatattacatatttcattatgaaaatattaaatatacatcatcgaaacaatattataatataaatgcaatacctttatttttatacgcattaaaaatatgtccATTTTGATCAATGATAGTTCAGAagtatatgaaaaaaacaagcACCTATTAAGTACCGATCCAGAAGAAACTATAAATGCGGAAAAACATATGGAAGAAATTGTAGAATATTTCTATAGGCATGTTATAGGTGCGTATGGTTTAAAGGATAGTCgtgagaaaaaaaataaattgggTTGGATGTAtggatttaaaaaaaactatcAAGACAATAGATATATTGAAAGAATACATTATCGTCCATATTATGATTCAAATCATCGtccaaaatatattcccAATATGGTATCAATTAACGAACAATATTAAAGTTATAaaccaaaataaaattaaaaaattattataatttatatacatatatttctcTTTGTTTCCATTAGCATGATCAAATAACAAGCATGTTATGGGATCCCGATTGTAAAAAACCTTTCAATGATGGCTCTTTTAAAAGTATacaaaacataaataattagTCAAATTAACATAGTATTGTTACTATTTATTCGACATTTCgtgatttattattttcattgttCTATGATACTATTTATTGTTTCACACATCTTCAAATTCATAATACTTAATTTACATAAtgcaaaattattatttttttgaaaagtTGCCCGTGTGTACAATCCAAATTTAGTAATGATACAACAACGTTACGGAGGTAGTTCTATGAACTCtcagaaatatttttatgcttTAGCTGCATATGTTGAAGTAAGAaagtgtttttttttcgttacccataaaataatattattcacaataatttatgcaatatatttttatcaattttgTAGAAatcaaaaagaaaaagtaTGATTGTCATGGCTATAGTAGATATAAATGATCCCAACCCTTCcaataaagaatataaagacgcaatcataaaaaacgcaaatttattaaaaactACAATTGATTCTGAAGATCATATTAGACAAGGAAAATTAGAAAAACCGTTTGTTAACATAGCTGGATATTTCATAGATGAATTTTCATCAACTGATTTTAATATCGTCTATGCCAAATCTGTAATcaatatacaaattttaataacataataatttatttcaacaattgttaaaaaatatattgttttaaataaatatatatatttataatatatactataatttgaaaaaaatttaaatattttatatattcatccatttatgttttttttcttagtttgataaaaatgctCCCGATGTTCTCGATAATCCCGATGTTCTCGGTGCTCTCGGTGCTCTCAATTGTTCCAAAGCTTCCTATTCTCTCGATGTTTCCGGTATTACCGATGCTCTCGATGGTTCCAAAGCTCCCGCTCCCAAAAAAAAGAGCTGTTTCCTATGTTGTTAATGATTTTTTCcttcatatataaacatatttcatatatatttttcaacaCCGTAATATTacaatatttatgttaataaaacaatttattttcatgcATAATAATTGCTTTAAATTACCATCATAAACTggttttttgttttaagagtgttttatttgcatataatttgtttatgccttttaatattaagatgcatatatatgtattatttttgtgaGAACTACAAAcgtaaatattataatttgtgaaaaatatttctttat
This DNA window, taken from Plasmodium berghei ANKA genome assembly, chromosome: 13, encodes the following:
- a CDS encoding fam-a protein — translated: MNKFYIQFVLFLLTISLYVNNKTLASDPAPGTSTTPESTHHYPTSEVYEKNKHLLSTDPEETINAEKHMEEIVEYFYRHVIGAYGLKDSREKKNKLGWMYGFKKNYQDNRYIERIHYRPYYDSNHRPKYIPNMHDQITSMLWDPDCKKPFNDGSFKIARVYNPNLVMIQQRYGGSSMNSQKYFYALAAYVEKSKRKSMIVMAIVDINDPNPSNKEYKDAIIKNANLLKTTIDSEDHIRQGKLEKPFVNIAGYFIDEFSSTDFNIVYAKSFDKNAPDVLDNPDVLGALGALNCSKASYSLDVSGITDALDGSKAPAPKKKSCFLCC